The DNA region TCAGTATGGTGAAGTGGACATCGATGGTTCCCTAGTTGCTGCCAAAGCTGCGGGTGCTGAGGATATAGTGATGCTTAACAATGGTTGTCTTTGCTGCACTGTACGGGGTGATCTTGTCCGGATGATTGCAGAATTGGTCAATAAGAAGAAAGGCAAATTTGATCATATTGTTATAGAGACCACAGGTAGCGTTTTCACTTATTCTGATAAGTTCCTGAATTTTCTACCTGTTTGGAATGATCCCGGAACTTTTTATCCTGAGAGAAGAAAATTTGATATTGTGCTTGCAAGTGTTTCCAAATCTTAATAACGAGACCAACCACCCATGAAACTCCCCTCTCCACTTGCTGATTGCTGTATACTAGCCTCCACCCTAAATAATGGATTCTGTTCATAGGTGTCAGGTTTCACAAATATATGTAAGAAAACAACACTCAACATATTCTGTGATGAAACAATGTCAACTGGACCCTTTATGATATGGCTTCCTACTGCTGAATCTGAGGTTGTCTAGGGGAAATTAGTAAGTAGTTTACAAGTTTTTCTATGCAAAATTTGCAGGATTGGCAAATCCGGCACCAATAATACAGACATTTTATGCTGAGGACCAGGTTTTCAATGGTGTCAAACTGGATGGTGTTATTACCTTGGTCGATGCCAAACATGTGGGTTTTCACCTCGACCAGGTCAAGCCGCAAGGAGTAGTGAATGAGGCAGTTGAACAAATTGCTTATGCAGACcgtattataattaataaggtAACTTTGTTGCAATATGTTTGTGAGCTTATTGTGTCCCCCAAGCTTTTAAGTGACTTATATAACTAGTTCTGCCAAATTGTTGTTTAAACAGCCGAAGTTTCTCTGGTTCCATATTTCCTATATTTTGCCAATACTTTGATCGCAGTGATATGTTCTCTTTGTGGATATTGAATCCTGTTTcaaaaattttccattttggCTGATAATAGAGTAGACTATCACTGTCGCCTTCCGCTTATTCATTTGCCATCGTTTTTGTCCCTGACATATTTTTGTCACCAGTTAGCCCCAAACGTTGACATTATTTATACCCTTTCGTTAATCACCGTGACGGAAAATTCATGGACGGCGTAATATGCCGTGTCACTTTTCCATCATGGAATGGTATAAATGTTAGACGGATTGCCAACATTTGGGGCTAACTGGTGACAAAAATATGTTGGGGGCAAAAACGGTGGCAAATAAATAAGTGGAGAGCGATAGTGATAGTTTACTATTGATAATATTTTTGGGTAGGTAATTGTTTGTATGGTTCTCACTGCTGAGTCATTATGTAGTCAAGGATCAATTTGTTGTCCACACACGCGCACACACACCTTAGATATTGTTAAAACTGTACAAACTCTAGCGATGCGAGTTTGTTAATAAGATTCTGACTGTTGTTTCCGTACCAACCAGACGGATCTTGTTGGTGAACCTGAACTTGCATCTCTGGTCCAGCGAATAAGGGTGAGAGGGCCTTATATTTCAGGCATGCTTCTTAAGTGCTCTTCTTATTGAATGCTTGAAAAGTTCATAATTGTGGTGATATCCAAATGCGATCAAACAGAACATCAATCGCATGGCTAGCTTAGAGCGGACACAGTATGGAAAGGTTGACTTGGATTATGTTCTTGGAATTGGAGGCTTTGATTTGGAGAGgtaactctctctctctctctctctcgctcgctcttgctctctctctctcctcctcacTCTCTCTGACACTCCCTGTCACCTCTTCGTTTTATGCTTTCACGGAGTTTATTTTATCAGTTAGATGATCAATACTCTGCTCGATATGTCATCAGTTTTGGCCATATTGATTCAAGTAGTGCATATATCATACAAGAATTCCAGTTGGAGTTTATGGTTGAGGGAACTGGCTGTTACAATATGCACCATGCAGCATGGCTCTTTATGTTCAATTTTAcctaataaatttataaaattttcactcaTGGTATGTGCTTTAAAATTCTGATCCTTTTCTTCTGTGGACCTTTCCCAGGATTGAGAGTGCTGTTGATGCTGAGGGTGCGAGAGAAGACCATGCTGATCATGACCATGACCAtgatcatcaccatcatcatcatgacGAACACGACCATAAGCATGGTAACTTTAATCTGTTCAGTGTTGATTTTCTTTTGCAACTTGTGGTTTATTTATTGCTGGTGCACCAGCAGTAATGACATATTTGATGTTCTAAGTGAGCTCTTATCTTTCTGTTGTTGAAAGAACAGTCGGTGTAGGATATTGATGAAATAGGTGTCTCCTCTGCCAACGTCATACGAAATTGCAGCTTCCATTGGTTTGTGGAGTTAACtaagccttttctttttttgtttttttttcttttgttgtgcGTATGTGGACAGAGCATCATGATCATCATGGACATGATCATTCTCATGATCCTGGCGTTTCTTCTGTCAGTATAGTTTGCGAAGGAAGCTTGGATCTCGAGAAGGTTGTTTTTCTGTTACagtaatatttataattaagcGACTTCTTATGCCTGTTCAGTTTGTAAAAAATGTGGCTGCTTAACTGATGGAAGAGTTGTTTCTTTTATGTGCTTAGGCGAACATATGGCTTGGGACATTGTTATTGGAACGTAGCGAGGACATATATCGGATGAAAGGTCTTCTCTCAGTAGAGGGCATGAACGAGAGATTCGTTTTTCAGGTGAATGAGGATGCTTTTGGAAAGAGCCACACCGGCGATATTACTTATCATGTTTTAACTTCGTAAAATGATTTCACATGATGGTAGGGAGTCCATGATATCTTCCAAGGCTCACCTGACCGATTGTGGGGTCCAGACGAAGCGAGGGCGAACAAGATCGTATTCATCGGGAAGAACTTGGATGCGCAGGAATTGGAGAAGGGCTTCAAAGCTTGTTTGCTTTGATGATGAAGACCAATAAAATGGCATTTCATGTCCAAAACATCCCCTCTTCCACAGTTTTGATGGTTAGAAAAGGTGGAGCTATTGCTGTAAAATAAAACTGGGACATTTATAACATTAGTAAAAACACTCTTAAAACATTTGTTGCAAATTGCAcagtgaattttttatttttaaattgtttttgaTGAAATGGTCGAACTCAAGTCCAGCAACGCTCGGCATGATAGTCCTCGAGCAATTGCCAGTCCGCTGAGAGGTGAAAATCGCTCTCAGTTCACGAGCCTAATCTGGCTTTCGTAAAATCACAAACATGTAAATATCATATCTAACCAGTACCCACAGAAtcttatgctgcgtttggattgagagtttggattaagaatttgattttaaaatcataattttaattttaactttgcccactacacaataaaaatacacatttttcaaattaaatttataatacaatttcatttgttttttttcacaatcaaaatcaaaattaaaatcaaaatcaaaatcaaagttacttttaactctaaaatcaaacgcatttttattttcccgaATGCACTGTATATCCACAACTATTGTTTTCGGTAATCATACGATTATTCTGTTCTGTATCGTATCCGAAATCCCCACCATCCAATTCTCGAAATGGAATCATATCGAACCGTACAAATATGATGTCAAAGCTAAGGTGTGCCTCCGACATTAATGCTCGACGGCGGAAATCGGCTCATGAGGCCCAAAAAGATAAAGGGAGCCCCTGCTTACGTGGCAAGGTCAGCTGCTCTCAAGCTTTCCTAATAAACGGGACAGAgacaataaaaacaaaaaaacccTACAATCTCTGACCCTtacctccctctctctctctctctctctgtctctctgcCTGCAAGCTTTTCGCTTTCGGTCTTAGTCGAGTTGACTGATTTGGAGGGCAACGATGGAGACCGTGTCCCGCACCGACGCCGTGCTGCTTTCAGTGGCGGAGTCCATAGCGGTTGAAGCCGCACTCCTTGCTCAAAGATGCACGTGTTTGCTTCTCTTTCCGGTACCCTTTTCCCATTCTTTTGATTTCTGGTAATTACTCTGCGAGTGTTCTGCGTCTCTCTCTGGCTGTCTATGCTATCAACTGCCATTAAAGGTGAAGTCTTTATCGTTGTTGTGTAGCTAATTGTAGTCCTGATAGTTGGGGGCATACTTGTTTCTATTATTGCCGAAACGGCTATAATGCTCaaaattttggtttttttttttttttaaatcgtGTGTGCGCTGCCGTTGCTCCTTAGAGTTTATGAAGCTTTTTGAGTTTTAGAACATGTGACCGGCAAAAGTGCGTGGTTATTGCTGGGCTATTCTTCGTGTATATGGAGCTTGGGAAAGTATTGCTTGGTTATCTGATGATTCTTGAGCTATTTGTTCTGCTTTTTCTGGAAGCTCTTGCATTGTAGACTTATGCCTGCAAGTAGCCCATCTTCATATAGTGGATGCCCCTCGAGTTACAGAGTCGCTACGTCTGTCTGTATTAAACTCGTCTTGTCTTTTTGGCCTTGGTTGGGCGGGGCCTTTGTTAGACACCAAATCCTCTTTCTTCTTTAAGTTGAAAGGAATTTTCTGCAGTGAGCCTAAACATAGACTTGCTTTTGTGTTCCTTTTTGTTCGTTCAGTTTACGGCTGTATTTGGTAACACCTAACTGTTTGACAGCTCAAAAGTCAACTACAAGTTTGTTTATATTTAGGCTCACtgcagataaaaaaaaaaagaattgtctGAAGATCGGGAGAGTAAATAAATCAATGTAATGGTCGACTTTTTTACTTGGTGCATAATTAATCTAACTCCCACCCTCTCATTTTGTCCCCTTCTTTCATTCATTCCTTTTTCTAGCAAAGTAATAATTAGCTCATAATTATTTATCGGGCTGCTGGCTGTACGTAATGCATTGATGGCGTATTATTGCGAGAACTGTCTGGTTTTCTGTTTCTGCAGTTGCCTTGTTTGTAATATGCATGTGAATGACTGGGATTGCTCTTATTAATGATTCGATGGCTTCACTTTCCATTTCAAGATCAAAGTTGATCTCTGCCTTTGCAAGAACAAAACTACTCAAAGGAGGACTTCCAATTTCTTTCTTGGTTCTTTCTGGCTTCTACTCTGTTCTGTTATGAATATGTTTTCCTTCAATGCGCCTTCTCTTGCAAATTCCACTTTAGAACGTAACTGTCACTTAGAATGTGCTTCCTAATAGCCTATGTCGTTACCTAACAGTCTCTGTTTCCTTCTACCTCACTTCCTAGCAGATTGTGTTCTGTCTTGTTAACGGATTGGCAGTATCATGTGCTTTAGCTTTTTCCCTGCATTATTGTTACTGCTAGTGTGGTGAAGGTACTGTATATCGTACTTGTCTCTAAACCTACTCCGCTCTTCTTACTTCCTTCAGATTGGATCGTCGTGTCCTGGTGATTCTGCAATTGTCAATGCAAGAAATGTAGACCAATGGTAGGTCAAATGTTGTCTTTTGCTACTACGGTTGCTCGTCTTTCGATTAACTATTGACTAAATTTGGAatcttttttccttatttttttgggCATCTCTactaaagaaaaagattaacTCAAGAATCCTGCCTCGGAATAAATCATGTATGATTGATTCGGATCAAACTAAACCCTTGGCAGGTTTGTCTCTGCTGAAATTGGTAGAGTGAAGAACGTTGCAGAAAACGAGGGTACTGCTGAAGCTAAGGATGGTGGtggtgatggtgatggtgatgatgatgactcggatgatgatgatgaagacgagaacgatgatgatgatgaagacgAGGATTATGATTCCTTTGATGAGGATGACGATGAGGTCGAGGCTGGTGGCGGGGcaagtgatgatgatgatgacgacgacgaagatgatgacgacgatgaagatgatgacgacgacgacgagGAGGAAGACGAAGATTCGGATGATGAGGACGAATTACAAGACCAGCCAccatccaaaaagaaaaagtgaaatAAAGACTGGGACTTTCATGGATCATGGTCCCCCCAAGActagaattaattcttttagtCAGGAATGATATTTAGACTTTCAGGTTAAGCGCAAGAGCATCACAGTTGATtgtttcttcacctttcttaGATAATTTTCCCTCAGTACTGGCTCCAGTTGAAGAGGATATTCGTCAGGTTTCAATACACAGTAAAGCAATTGGTCCCTCTTAAGATCTTGGAAGTTAACTATGGTCCTTTGGTGATGTTAAGAGACTGTGAATGCGAGTTTCAGATTCTGTTCAATGCGAAAATCAAGTTAAAAAGGCAAAACGGCCCAATCCTGCGCTCATAAACAGAAAAAATTTAGATATAGCTTAGTTTTACTGCTCATTGGGACTGTAAATTGGacttaaatcaaattaaagaaatagcTCGTGCCTTGCGGGATAATGAAACAGCAAAGCCTGGTTCAAAATTGAACTGCTGGAACCATCAAAACCTCCTTCCACCAGATATTTTGGCATATAACAAGCATTGAATATAAGTCCATCATCATCAGAACAGGAGCAGTAAATTTTACGTGTTAATTAATTTCGAGAATAAAAGTCAATAGTTCGAATGCTCAATAGGAACATGTCCAATAGACAGAAGTTGCAGCACCAGCAAAACTTTTACCTTTCACAATAAGTGTTGAGTGCTTTCATGCTTGAGGGCAACAGCACAAGAAAGAAAGGGAGGAAACCATTTACATGAGCCTTTAAGTTTTACGTCCATATACGTGGTTTGATTATTACCTACTTTTAATCAATTACAAGGGGAAGATCTGCCAGGAGAAGACCATATAATATTGAGGTGTACTCGACTTGCATGAAGATCTTTCCATATATGCTCAATCTTGAACTCAACGATTGCATCTCAGTCTACTGGCACTTCAACCTCCATTTTCAAGCCACAACTTCCGAAAACCTGACACACATTATACACATACATCGGTCATTAGCACACACCTggtaagaaaaaggaaaaaggaaaacttTAGGTGGGGGAGCCTCCCCAATGGTTGAAAATTTCATCCCAGATAATCAGAACCGACAACTACTCTCTGTTTATTCAACGCAATCAATTAAAATGATCCAACTGAGATATTCAATAAATTACTCCACATATATGGGTTTTCCATCAGTTAAAAGCCCgcataaaacttttttttttttttcaattaatgaTAAGCTAGTTTATATAGTTTCTTCTTGCTTGTCTTTACAGCAGCGAATTGTCACAAAGATGACAAGGGAAAGTACCTTGAAGAAGTCATCTATCGATAGATAGGATTCCTTAGTGTAACCTGCTT from Punica granatum isolate Tunisia-2019 chromosome 3, ASM765513v2, whole genome shotgun sequence includes:
- the LOC116201065 gene encoding uncharacterized protein LOC116201065 is translated as MASLSLDVASTFLRLTSRSPKSLRSAVLPIIFRAKPQGHRQFHSLSLRAAPLGATTAAARGTRRLTVAATATTTPQSDESDVLTKIPPDNRVPATIITGFLGSGKTTLLNHILTADHGKRIAVIENEYGEVDIDGSLVAAKAAGAEDIVMLNNGCLCCTVRGDLVRMIAELVNKKKGKFDHIVIETTGLANPAPIIQTFYAEDQVFNGVKLDGVITLVDAKHVGFHLDQVKPQGVVNEAVEQIAYADRIIINKTDLVGEPELASLVQRIRNINRMASLERTQYGKVDLDYVLGIGGFDLERIESAVDAEGAREDHADHDHDHDHHHHHHDEHDHKHEHHDHHGHDHSHDPGVSSVSIVCEGSLDLEKANIWLGTLLLERSEDIYRMKGLLSVEGMNERFVFQGVHDIFQGSPDRLWGPDEARANKIVFIGKNLDAQELEKGFKACLL
- the LOC116201068 gene encoding phosphopantothenoylcysteine decarboxylase subunit VHS3-like; this encodes METVSRTDAVLLSVAESIAVEAALLAQRCTCLLLFPIGSSCPGDSAIVNARNVDQWFVSAEIGRVKNVAENEGTAEAKDGGGDGDGDDDDSDDDDEDENDDDDEDEDYDSFDEDDDEVEAGGGASDDDDDDDEDDDDDEDDDDDDEEEDEDSDDEDELQDQPPSKKKK